GGAGACCTTACAATGGCCAATGCAGGTCATTATAATCCAATACTCATAAAGGATGGTGAGGTTATCGAGCTTAGATGTGACGGGGTACTCATCGGTGTTTTTGATGATATGAAATATCTGGAGGAGAAATACAACATTAAAACTGGAGATTGTTTGGTTTTGTTTACCGATGGTGTAGTGGAGTCGGAAAATGAGAATGGTGAGTTTTTTGGAAAAGAAAGATTTCTTAATATACTAAAAGAACACGCCTATATGGAGCCTGAGAAGATCAGAAATGCGATCCTAACCTCACTTTCTGCTTTTACTAAAAATTATGTGCAGAAAGATGATATATCACTTTTGATAATTAAAAAGGTGTAGTTATACCAATTTTGATATGTTAGGGAACTCAACAATAAATGTTGTTCCGTATTCCAGTGTTGATATAAAAGAACAATGACCACCAAGATATTTTTCTGTAAGTAACTTTATACAAAAAGTACCTAAACCATTTCCCTCTTTTTTGGTGGTAAAAACCTCTTTAAAGATCTTTTTTTGAATATCCTCAGGGATATACTCAGGATTATGAACAGATACCCTGAAAAATTTATCATCACCATAAAACTTGACAGTGATTGTTTTTTCAATATTGCTTGCCTCAATGGCATTTTTGACCATATTCATAACTATTCTGTTTAGTAGAATTTTGTCAGCAAAAATTCTATCAACTTCACATATAAACTCAAAGGTTATGTGGTTGATATGAGAGAAGATCGATTTAATATTGTTGATTATAAAATGTGTAGAGAAGTCATCGAAGTGTGTTGTAATGTTGTTTTGTTGAGCCATGGTGAGAAATCTTTGGGCTTCGATCTCTTGATAAGCCAGTCCTATGTTATTGCTAAGGATATCAAGCAGATCAGCATTCATTTTTAAGTGCCCTTTTTTATAGGCTTCTAATAGGGAGTATGTAGTACCTACAACGTTTATGAGATCATGATAGAAGATTTTGTCCATGATCTTTCTGTTTTGTTCATCAAAGCCTTTTAATATATACATTATATATTCGCCTTTATCTGTTTTTATTGGGACCGTGGAGATATTAAATTTCATTGTATCAGATCTGTTTGTTTTAATTTCACAGGTGGATATGGAATATATCCCTTTTATTGCATTGTTTATAGCAGTGTTCCCTTTACAGTTTTTACAAAAGATGGTGGTGCCACATTGATCATCATTACCGTGGATACAATCGAAAAGTTCCCCAGGTTTTTTGTTTAATATCTGATCTAAAGGTTTATTGAAATATTCTAAAACCCTTCTATTCACAAAAATAATCCTCCTATCGGTGTCAAGGATTAAAATCATATCATCTATGTTGTTTATAACCTCTTCAAAATGGATGATGTTTATCACTTGTCCGAGATTGTTTTTTATTTCTGAGTAGGTTTTATATTGTTGATGGTCTTCGCTTGAGTTGGATACATTGCTCAACATCAATATATTTTTAAACTCTAAATACTTTTGGGTGACTACAAGCTGGCTAAGCTTTCTTATATTTTCTATCTCATCTATGTTGTTTTTCAGGGTTTTTACGATAGAATGATCTATTTTACCGCTTGAAGCAAAATTTTCGATGATCTCTAAGGCTTTCGATGTGGGTAACCCTGGGCGATAAGGTCTGTCTTCCGATAGAGCTGTATAGATATCAGCAACGGTCATAATACGACAACCTATATCCAATCTTTCTGCAGTTAGATGGAAAGGGTACCCACTACCATCTAAAAACTCATGGTGGAAAGCCGCCCACTGTTTAACATTTTCAAAAATATCCATGGAGTTTAAACAATAAAAAGTATAGTAGGTGTGTTTTTTTATATCTGTTCTTTCATCTATAGAGAGTTGACCATTTTTATTAATGATATAGGGGTTTATTGCTAATTTGCCGAGATCATGGAGATAGCCTGCGATCTTAAGGTTTATTACCATATCTTCAGGCAGATTCATAAGTTCACCTAATTTAGAGGCAACGGAGGCAACACCGGCTGAATGGGTTGCTGTAAAGGAACATCTGAAGTCTATAATATGGCTTAAAAAGTTTGTAAAAGAGAGGATCTCGTCCTTGCTGAGTATAATGGTATCAAAAAGAAAATATCTTTTAAGTATCCTATCCTTATCCGGTGCTTCTAGGTCAAGCCAGAAGAACTCTTTGTCATAAAGAGATAGAAAAGCATCTACATGTTCAGGTTTGAAAAATCTATTTTTATATGAGGTTATTATCTCTTTGACCTCCTTTCTTTGATAGTACGCGGGTGTTCCTCTTTTTAGCAAGATATCTATCCGATCAGCCAAATGTATAATTAGTGCTTCATCCTCTGTCTCAGGGAATTTGTTCCAGGGTAAGTGGTGTTTACTTATTATATCAGAAAGGTGTTTGAAAGAGTCCAGTTTATTTACTAAAAAAGCTCCAACGTTACTGTGATTATATCTCGTGGCTTCCCCGTTATCAAACTTGCTTAACTCTCTAA
This genomic window from Calditerrivibrio sp. contains:
- a CDS encoding HD domain-containing protein, with translation MAFFKDRTTYSNDLIGSYVISIFDLAYNISKIVDLVNPDLSNHHHRVAYISAAIASEYGLDNKKITDTIIAALIHDIGVMLESEFRELSKFDNGEATRYNHSNVGAFLVNKLDSFKHLSDIISKHHLPWNKFPETEDEALIIHLADRIDILLKRGTPAYYQRKEVKEIITSYKNRFFKPEHVDAFLSLYDKEFFWLDLEAPDKDRILKRYFLFDTIILSKDEILSFTNFLSHIIDFRCSFTATHSAGVASVASKLGELMNLPEDMVINLKIAGYLHDLGKLAINPYIINKNGQLSIDERTDIKKHTYYTFYCLNSMDIFENVKQWAAFHHEFLDGSGYPFHLTAERLDIGCRIMTVADIYTALSEDRPYRPGLPTSKALEIIENFASSGKIDHSIVKTLKNNIDEIENIRKLSQLVVTQKYLEFKNILMLSNVSNSSEDHQQYKTYSEIKNNLGQVINIIHFEEVINNIDDMILILDTDRRIIFVNRRVLEYFNKPLDQILNKKPGELFDCIHGNDDQCGTTIFCKNCKGNTAINNAIKGIYSISTCEIKTNRSDTMKFNISTVPIKTDKGEYIMYILKGFDEQNRKIMDKIFYHDLINVVGTTYSLLEAYKKGHLKMNADLLDILSNNIGLAYQEIEAQRFLTMAQQNNITTHFDDFSTHFIINNIKSIFSHINHITFEFICEVDRIFADKILLNRIVMNMVKNAIEASNIEKTITVKFYGDDKFFRVSVHNPEYIPEDIQKKIFKEVFTTKKEGNGLGTFCIKLLTEKYLGGHCSFISTLEYGTTFIVEFPNISKLV